One genomic region from Conexibacter woesei Iso977N encodes:
- a CDS encoding LysR family transcriptional regulator produces the protein MPGAATTTGGASGAGGSATMAPSGEPDVRRLRVLRAVAEHGSFAAAAAELRYTPSAVSQQIAALEREVGIVLVERGARGARLTQAGVVLDRHAAIVLGQLAAARAELDDLAALRGGTVRLAAFESSWTVLVPAAVARFRAAFPDVDLQLAEEDPVEAVAGVRAGACDVAVVFEPNGAERLEGLERTVVAHDPLWAVLPAGHALASAAGPAPLDLAVLAAEPWVAPTAFCATVVRGACAAAGFEPDVVFSSADYGAVQGFVAAGAGVALVPFLALTGNPRVVARPVLGAPSRVLAAVTAPEGPRPASATAMVAALAEAAEELLPT, from the coding sequence ATGCCCGGCGCGGCGACGACGACCGGCGGAGCCTCCGGCGCGGGCGGCTCCGCGACGATGGCGCCGTCGGGCGAGCCGGACGTCCGGCGGCTGCGGGTGCTGCGGGCGGTGGCCGAGCACGGGTCGTTCGCGGCCGCGGCGGCGGAGCTGCGGTACACGCCGAGCGCGGTGTCGCAGCAGATCGCTGCGCTGGAGCGCGAGGTGGGCATCGTGCTGGTCGAGCGGGGCGCGCGGGGTGCGCGGCTGACGCAGGCGGGCGTGGTCCTGGACCGTCACGCGGCGATCGTGCTGGGCCAGCTCGCCGCGGCGCGGGCGGAGCTCGACGACCTCGCCGCGCTGCGCGGCGGGACCGTCCGGCTGGCGGCGTTCGAGTCGTCGTGGACGGTGCTGGTCCCGGCGGCGGTCGCGCGGTTCCGGGCGGCGTTCCCGGACGTTGACCTACAACTTGCCGAGGAGGATCCGGTCGAGGCGGTCGCCGGCGTGCGCGCGGGCGCTTGCGACGTCGCAGTCGTCTTCGAGCCCAACGGCGCCGAGCGGCTGGAGGGCCTGGAGCGCACGGTCGTCGCGCACGACCCGCTCTGGGCGGTGCTGCCGGCCGGGCACGCACTCGCGTCCGCCGCCGGCCCCGCGCCGCTGGACCTCGCGGTCCTCGCGGCCGAGCCGTGGGTCGCGCCGACGGCGTTCTGCGCCACCGTCGTGCGCGGTGCGTGCGCGGCCGCGGGCTTCGAGCCCGACGTGGTGTTCTCGAGCGCCGACTACGGCGCCGTGCAGGGCTTCGTCGCCGCGGGCGCCGGCGTGGCGCTGGTGCCGTTCCTGGCGCTGACCGGGAACCCGCGCGTCGTGGCGCGGCCGGTGCTCGGCGCGCCGTCGCGGGTGCTGGCCGCGGTCACCGCGCCGGAGGGCCCGCGGCCGGCGAGCGCGACCGCGATGGTCGCCGCGCTCGCCGAGGCCGCGGAGGAGCTGCTTCCGACCTAG
- a CDS encoding LLM class flavin-dependent oxidoreductase — MRAGVFLAYWPWFSPDEQVELAVLADRLGLDSAWVAEAWGQDAVSVLGFLASRTQRIGLGSGLMQIPARRPTATAMAAASLDVLSGGRFRLGLGLSGPQVSEGWYGVPFTRNLGRTREYVDVVRRTLARERILMDLPEGDPGTGLGKGLKLLARPVQDRLPIYLGAIGPKSVRQAGAIADGWLPFLLDPDNAEELMGPLREGAESAGRSLADIDVAPVVPLAVDEDLAAARDAVRPWLAFYLGSMGAKSKNFYVELAERQGHGVAARAVQDAALAGDQAGAVAAVSDGLVDAGAIATTPAGLDERLATYERAGVTTLVAVPCGDDKPGVLRALAAATVTR, encoded by the coding sequence ATGCGGGCTGGAGTCTTCCTCGCGTACTGGCCGTGGTTCTCGCCTGACGAGCAGGTGGAGCTCGCCGTGCTCGCCGACAGGCTCGGCCTGGACTCCGCGTGGGTCGCCGAGGCGTGGGGCCAGGACGCGGTGTCGGTGCTCGGCTTCCTCGCGAGCCGAACGCAGCGGATCGGGCTCGGCAGCGGGCTGATGCAGATCCCCGCGCGGCGCCCGACGGCGACCGCGATGGCCGCCGCGTCGCTGGACGTGCTCAGCGGCGGGCGCTTCCGGCTCGGGCTCGGGCTGTCCGGGCCGCAGGTCAGCGAGGGCTGGTACGGCGTGCCGTTCACCCGGAACCTCGGGCGCACGCGCGAGTACGTGGACGTGGTGCGCCGCACGCTCGCGCGCGAGCGGATCCTGATGGACCTGCCCGAGGGCGATCCCGGCACCGGCCTCGGCAAGGGGTTGAAGCTGCTGGCCCGGCCGGTCCAGGACCGGCTGCCGATCTACCTCGGCGCGATCGGGCCCAAGTCGGTCCGGCAGGCGGGCGCGATCGCCGACGGCTGGCTGCCGTTCCTGCTGGACCCCGACAACGCCGAGGAGCTGATGGGCCCGCTGCGCGAGGGCGCGGAGTCCGCGGGCCGCTCGCTGGCCGACATCGACGTCGCGCCGGTCGTCCCGCTGGCCGTCGACGAGGACCTCGCCGCCGCGCGCGACGCGGTCCGGCCGTGGCTGGCGTTCTACCTCGGGTCGATGGGCGCGAAGTCCAAGAACTTCTACGTCGAGCTGGCCGAGCGCCAGGGCCACGGCGTCGCCGCCCGCGCGGTGCAGGACGCGGCGCTGGCCGGCGACCAGGCGGGCGCGGTCGCGGCGGTCAGCGACGGCCTCGTCGACGCGGGCGCGATCGCCACGACGCCCGCGGGCCTCGACGAGCGCCTGGCGACCTACGAGCGCGCGGGCGTCACGACGCTGGTGGCGGTCCCGTGCGGCGACGACAAGCCCGGCGTGCTGCGCGCGCTGGCGGCCGCGACGGTGACGCGCTGA
- a CDS encoding TIGR03560 family F420-dependent LLM class oxidoreductase, whose translation MRAPIQLDLHLPNFNYPGVGPEAVFGKLVDIVTTAEESGFTSVTLMDHFHQIPPVGSPERWMFDGPTMLAALAARTKTINFGLLVGGVTYHNAAQHAKSTTTLDIVSGGRAFHGIGAGWFEDEHRAYGFAMPPLGVRFEHLRDHLNIVRRMFTEEQSSYSGAHLSTADAYNNPQPLRGDIPIVIGGSGERKTLRLVAEFGDGCNLFGAPDNAERLLGVLRGHCDDVGRDYAEITKTSMASFVVSETVDEAKAKLATAAENGLPADRVAMTQTLDADGLRALGEAYRSVGIEGLTFSLPDVHDLDAIRLAGATLAPVFVE comes from the coding sequence ATGCGTGCTCCGATTCAGCTGGACCTGCACCTGCCGAACTTCAACTACCCCGGCGTCGGGCCGGAGGCGGTGTTCGGGAAGTTGGTGGACATCGTGACGACCGCGGAGGAGAGCGGGTTCACGTCGGTGACCCTGATGGACCACTTCCACCAGATCCCGCCGGTCGGCTCACCGGAGCGCTGGATGTTCGACGGGCCGACGATGCTCGCGGCGCTGGCCGCGCGGACCAAGACCATCAACTTCGGCCTGCTCGTCGGCGGTGTGACCTACCACAACGCCGCGCAGCACGCCAAGAGCACGACGACGCTGGACATCGTCTCCGGCGGGCGCGCGTTCCACGGCATCGGCGCCGGCTGGTTCGAGGACGAGCACAGGGCCTACGGGTTCGCCATGCCGCCGCTGGGCGTGCGCTTCGAGCACCTGCGCGACCACCTCAACATCGTGCGCAGGATGTTCACGGAGGAGCAGTCGTCGTACTCCGGCGCACACCTCTCCACGGCCGACGCCTACAACAACCCGCAGCCGCTGCGCGGCGACATCCCGATCGTCATCGGCGGCTCGGGCGAGAGGAAGACCCTGCGGCTGGTCGCCGAGTTCGGCGACGGCTGCAACCTCTTCGGCGCGCCCGACAACGCCGAGCGGCTGCTCGGCGTCCTGCGCGGCCACTGCGACGACGTCGGCCGCGACTACGCCGAGATCACCAAGACGTCGATGGCGTCGTTCGTGGTGTCGGAGACCGTCGACGAGGCGAAGGCCAAGCTGGCGACCGCCGCCGAGAACGGCCTGCCGGCCGACCGCGTCGCGATGACCCAGACGCTCGACGCCGACGGCCTCCGCGCGCTCGGTGAGGCCTACAGGTCGGTCGGCATCGAGGGCCTGACGTTCTCGCTGCCCGACGTCCACGACCTCGACGCGATCCGCCTGGCGGGCGCGACGCTCGCGCCGGTCTTCGTCGAGTAG
- a CDS encoding 3-hydroxyacyl-CoA dehydrogenase family protein yields MEETLGIVGSGAIATGLAAAAAQHGEVVLWARSDSSADRARAAVDKACGKMTDVDAARITVVQDLDALGQASAIVEAVVEDVDTKAELWGRLSGLVAGEALLGSTTSSLSVATLAKASGAPERFVGLHVFNPVPRMKLVELAFPAEATETIRSRSVALVEALGKTPVVVPDIPGFVVNRLLFPYLFSAVFLQEETGLTSEAIDTCMQLGAGHPMGPLALLDYVGLDVSKAIGEAIETKVPQSVNDLVAAGKLGKKTGAGFYTYN; encoded by the coding sequence ATGGAGGAGACACTTGGCATTGTCGGAAGCGGCGCGATCGCCACGGGCCTGGCCGCTGCGGCCGCCCAGCACGGCGAGGTCGTCCTGTGGGCGCGCTCGGACAGCTCGGCCGATCGCGCACGCGCGGCGGTGGACAAGGCCTGCGGCAAGATGACCGACGTCGACGCCGCGCGGATCACGGTCGTCCAGGATCTCGACGCGCTGGGCCAGGCGTCGGCGATCGTCGAGGCCGTCGTCGAGGACGTCGACACCAAGGCCGAGCTGTGGGGCCGCCTGTCCGGCCTCGTCGCCGGCGAGGCGCTGCTGGGCTCGACGACCTCGTCGCTGTCGGTCGCCACGCTGGCCAAGGCCTCCGGCGCGCCGGAGCGCTTCGTCGGCCTGCACGTCTTCAACCCGGTGCCGCGGATGAAGCTCGTCGAGCTGGCGTTCCCGGCCGAGGCGACCGAGACGATCCGCAGCCGCTCGGTCGCGCTCGTCGAGGCGCTCGGCAAGACGCCGGTCGTCGTCCCGGACATCCCGGGCTTCGTCGTCAACCGCCTGCTGTTCCCCTATCTCTTCTCCGCGGTCTTCCTGCAGGAGGAGACGGGGCTGACGAGCGAGGCGATCGACACCTGCATGCAGCTCGGCGCCGGCCACCCGATGGGCCCCCTCGCGCTGCTGGACTACGTCGGCCTCGACGTGTCCAAGGCGATCGGCGAGGCGATCGAGACGAAGGTGCCGCAGTCCGTGAACGACCTGGTCGCCGCCGGCAAGCTCGGCAAGAAGACCGGCGCCGGGTTCTACACCTACAACTAG
- the xseB gene encoding exodeoxyribonuclease VII small subunit → MSETMTYEGATARLEDIIKRLDSGEAGLRETLDLCQEGRGLVEFCAGELDAVGKGLEELRLDELVARLEQRPS, encoded by the coding sequence GTGAGCGAGACCATGACCTACGAGGGCGCGACCGCGCGCCTGGAGGACATCATCAAGCGCCTGGACTCCGGCGAGGCCGGGCTGCGCGAGACGCTCGACCTCTGCCAGGAGGGCCGCGGGCTGGTCGAGTTCTGCGCGGGCGAGCTGGACGCCGTCGGCAAGGGGCTCGAGGAGCTGCGGCTCGACGAGCTCGTCGCGCGGCTGGAGCAGCGGCCCTCGTGA
- the xseA gene encoding exodeoxyribonuclease VII large subunit has protein sequence MSTQPGAAPRPEGIAGSSFAGPFPVGAYAEKLRDELRKRARVQLFGEVWNFRASKAKIYFELRDGHGALPCSMWRETFERQGLQLASFTDGCAVVVAGGPDYYPGSRTSSPSFSFDVTGLRIAGEGDLLAQLEALRRALAAQGLFEHQKRLPRRALPRTIGVVTGEGGKARDDVLAGLRRRGWAGRIVWAFAPVQDRHAAPRITQALQDLAAIEEIDVVIVARGGGSLADLFAFCDETLCRTVALLRVPVIASVGHHTDRTLIDDVAAVSCSTPTHAAESAVPAHPLESRAALARTASALEAHGRRAVVGRARHLAALSRAPAQAIARHRVALHQRLKELRAASRKRVAADAERVTRRAQVLERKAGAAAGAQDRSRRATLDSLAAALAAHDPERTVARGYAIVDDGAGEVVTSAAQARELGDVRLFFGDGDVRAKIINNETEDRSA, from the coding sequence ATGTCGACGCAGCCCGGAGCCGCGCCGCGCCCCGAGGGCATCGCCGGGTCGTCGTTCGCCGGCCCGTTCCCGGTCGGCGCCTACGCCGAGAAGCTGCGCGACGAGCTGCGCAAGCGCGCGCGGGTCCAGCTGTTCGGCGAGGTCTGGAACTTCCGGGCGTCCAAGGCCAAGATCTACTTCGAGCTGCGCGACGGCCACGGCGCGCTGCCGTGCTCGATGTGGCGCGAGACCTTCGAGCGCCAAGGCCTGCAACTTGCGTCGTTCACCGACGGCTGCGCGGTCGTCGTCGCGGGCGGGCCGGACTACTACCCCGGGTCGAGGACGTCGTCGCCGTCGTTCTCGTTCGACGTCACCGGCCTGCGGATCGCGGGCGAGGGCGACCTGCTCGCCCAGCTCGAGGCGCTGCGCCGCGCGCTCGCCGCCCAGGGCCTGTTCGAGCACCAGAAGCGCTTGCCCCGCCGCGCGCTGCCGCGCACGATCGGCGTCGTGACCGGTGAGGGCGGCAAGGCGCGCGACGACGTCCTCGCCGGCCTGCGCCGCCGCGGCTGGGCGGGCCGGATCGTCTGGGCGTTCGCGCCGGTCCAGGACCGCCACGCGGCGCCCAGGATCACCCAAGCCCTACAAGATCTCGCGGCGATCGAGGAGATCGACGTCGTCATCGTCGCCCGCGGCGGCGGCTCTCTCGCCGACCTGTTCGCGTTCTGCGACGAGACGCTGTGCCGGACGGTCGCGCTGCTGCGCGTCCCGGTGATCGCCAGCGTCGGCCACCACACCGACCGCACGCTGATCGACGACGTCGCGGCGGTCTCGTGCTCGACGCCGACGCACGCGGCCGAGAGCGCGGTCCCCGCGCACCCGCTGGAGTCGCGCGCCGCGCTGGCCCGGACCGCGAGCGCCCTCGAAGCCCACGGCCGCCGCGCGGTCGTCGGCCGCGCCCGCCACCTCGCGGCGCTCTCGCGCGCGCCCGCGCAGGCGATCGCGCGCCACCGTGTGGCGCTGCACCAGCGGCTGAAGGAGCTGCGCGCCGCGTCGCGCAAGCGCGTCGCCGCCGACGCCGAGCGCGTCACCCGCCGCGCGCAGGTCCTGGAGCGCAAGGCCGGCGCCGCCGCCGGCGCGCAGGACCGCAGCCGCCGCGCCACGCTGGACTCGCTGGCCGCGGCGCTCGCCGCCCACGACCCGGAGCGGACGGTCGCGCGCGGCTACGCGATCGTCGACGACGGCGCGGGTGAGGTCGTCACGTCCGCCGCGCAGGCGCGCGAGCTGGGCGACGTCCGCCTCTTCTTCGGCGACGGCGACGTCAGAGCCAAGATCATCAACAACGAGACAGAGGACAGGTCGGCGTGA